The Haliotis asinina isolate JCU_RB_2024 chromosome 2, JCU_Hal_asi_v2, whole genome shotgun sequence genomic interval TCTCTATTTTTAGTTTTTAAATGCTGAGCCTTACAGTGTACTGGTGATAACTGAAGGGCTTAGTGCTTTAGTGCTTTGGGTTAGTAGTGATGGATCACAGTTTCCATACTttatatacatacaggcatttccTATACAGGTTAAGGCATTACTGCGTACCAGTGATAAATGCAAGGCTAAGTGTTTATGGATTAATGGTGATGGCCATCAGTTTCCATACTTTAGATAAGCGTATACATGTACTATGCAGAAAAGGGACATTACAGTGTACGAGTAAATAACTtcaagcacaggcaaactgtagctcaAATGGGGCtacgcagcatagagaatatgacaagcgTTCTTATGTGCGAGCGAAGCgtgcaaaggttggcaacgcacttccatcgcttcggatcgaaaaatatttttcatgtcaaaacatgatgtcatcaccatcaacggtacactcccatttcttcacttggtTGTACTCTCAGATTtctaccccatgtttaataattattaACGTGAAGTATGTTTCTACTCAACATTTTAAGCGTCAAGCgagtattcagatcgttcttcgcctccattcccctgccagcttccggttcataggagtgacggaacaagattaagcagaaattgaaaagaaataccatattgcctaattttatcatgaacgtGTTGGGGTGTATTTGTCGTTTCTTTAGTCGTTATTGTTAGAATCTTTGTATCATTggttctacataaaaacacttctgttcCTTCTCtcctttgaaccggaagctggaaaggggaatggaggcgaagaacggtctgatataccacgagaTGTGCTtagaatgttgaataaaaataattcacgtgagtaattgttcaacatggggttggaaatgtgagaacacaatccagtgaagaaatgggtataTACTcatgatggtggcgatattttattctggcatgaaaaatatttttcgaaccgaagcgaggataGTACGTTGCTGACCTTTACTCGCTtagctcgcatataagaagactggtcattttctctatgctgcgcaacagtttgcctgtgcttcaAGACAAGGATCTTATGGATTAAAAGTGTTTGCTCTCAATAACCATACTTTCTGAGAACATCATACGTTTCACAGACAAACAGTATGTGAATCTCATCTTCAATAAAATATTATCCTTAATCCCCtatccttaaaggtcacatgcaaccaaaaaatcaaacataattaaaacacatttatcacttattcatgacatataatatacattgctgcttttaaaaatacaaatatacacaattataagcgtacaatcgcggttcaaaagtgcaatattttgtactttggctcacttcccccgaaacgaagccctcgagagaccgaacccagtcatagcgggtggatatgcactcaagtgtaacgacggcttccgattggctggttcatttgctgatatgctgagggttcattgtgtgtacagaaaggtgatctgtttgatgggcattttagaagtatagccagtcacaagaaagtaagattctttatggataacaacttctttttgtgtacttgatgcgacgtttcagtatggattcatatactgttgtcaaacaaaatcatatacacgaaaagaagtcgttatccatgaagaatgtatatagagatgttgggtttggaaaatacatgttctctgaatttgcgctcgatccaatcaaaaatcatgtcagcagagatggtaaactactgcgtggctggaatctgtcattcgattaagtacaaagcaggacttgaaactgacaggagtttgcaccagtttccgtcagatccagtcatccgaaaaaagtgaatgtagtttgttggcaacccacagacataaaaacgtcATATGTATCACACccgcctaattacataatgtggcagacacgggactcgggtgcacgagtcataaatcaacttattttctttatgtcgtatagtctgataggtgttaagttcaaattgcacgtggtcaatgattgaagctgtgtatgcatgttgtctttagcagacaggcagacagacatataggtgtgaataaaacagacattgagctttctctgtgacagagactgcttaccacaatcaacaagttgtttaacgtaacgagtagattaattacttgtttgtgtacacaaccaagattagactactgctcacgacctcagccgctgggcatgcatactgtttcatgctcctcgaacctattcactgcgcatgcgttatggacgcagcgcagcacagcagttgaaaccagttttccccccagcgctggggggaatttagtgaaacgtttgaactccgatttcgcgggcttttttttcatcgcgtttttttcaactttataggttgaattggcattttttatgatttgtttcggtaagtgcataccgaaaggtaccagaatctgcaaagttgtgttttacgttgcatgtgacctttaaattatGTCTTATTGTCTTATCTGTTTTATCGGGAACATCTCCTGTCGATCACATGATTTTGTTGGTCCAACCGAAGTCGCACAACAACGCACAGACTATCGACTGCTCTTCCGTTCACTATCAGTAGCCACGGGAAATCCTCGTTcgtcatttagaacttcaacTTTGTATCTAGTTGTGATATACCTTTTGAAAAATATCCCCACATTTCCACTACCACGTTTTGCATTAGCAAACAGGCCAGTTGTATTCCAGACACAACCTTCCAAATCAATCGAATCACAGTTACGTAAAAAtgtttcacacacacaaacactgcaTCATAGTCATAAAATGTTACAATATGCTTTCTTAATTGTTCATTTTCTCCCTCTTTTCGAGACCACCCTCCAATGTTCCATGGGCCAAGTCTCACTCGTTAATGCGGCGCAGACCTTGTGTTCCAGTTGGGTATGAATCTCGTACTGATCCAGGTGTAGACGTTGTCCTTTTTTATCCCATGAGTGCCCTCATGTTATTGTGTTTCGTCCTCTCGTCCGTCGTCGTTCAGTTCTATTCACATCTGTTTACACATCTGCCCACTTGCGAGAGGCTTTCACTGAAGCTTTAGTCTTAATGGTCTTAACCTCCACTTCAATACAGAATCGACagcccagtgattgacatcatgagcatcgagatATGGCGATAACACTCGCACCCCTCTCAAGGTAAATATATATCTAGTTATATACTCCTCAGATACTcttccgccgccatatacctgggatattgctgagtgcggcgtaaaactaaattcactctttCAGACACTCTGATTATGATGACGTGTGCATAGTACTTTGGTATGGGAGATGCCAGCTTGTCTTTCTTAAGATTAGTTCTCTTTATCGTGGTCACATGACAAGGGGTGTGTTTAGATAGTTTTTTAGGGTTAATATATATGTTAATAAGTTCGTTGTCTTTTCTGCCAGTTCTGTTGTACGTTACGCGGGTAagtcaaactaaactcatgaTCATATCCAGAGAAACGGTCACAGTTGTTTTAATATTCAACAGTGTTGAACGTGTACAATGGAAAGGCTATCATTGTCCTTTCATGTAAATacgttttgtttttatgttattaTTGGCCGGAACCGTggatgtttaaaaaatattcttgctgttttattatttcatttataacattttaatattttacgcacacacacacacacacagacacagacacacagacacagacacacagacacagacacagacacagacacagacacagacacagacacagacacacacacagacacacacacacacacacacacacatacatacatacatacatacatacatacatacatacaccagcGCCAGCGGTCTGAAAGCAGCTTATACACACAGATAACGATCGCCTAAAGGGTCATGCGAGGTTGTTTCCCTTTAGCGTGCCAGAATCCAATGACcgttggttcgaatcctggatttACCCTCTTTATGTCTCAGGGTTTGTCTGCAACATATCGAAAGATTCATAATCGTTATCAACTTTCCTCAAACGCTAAACTGACGATCCATTACCTCACTGAAGTTCGGATTACACTTACTCAACAATCTTCTAATTTTAGTTATTTTtagttttaaaaatatgaaacttTTGAAAATAGATATATCTGACTGCGTTTCAAAGAAacattgattttgtttgatttccAGGATGATTTGCCTTCTTGTGCTGACTTTCGCTTACGGTGCTCTAAGCGCCCCGGTGTAAGTTACGGTAGGAAGACTAACTCAAAGACTACAAATAGATAATCGGGAATGTCGTCAACTGGCATCATTGTTAACGATAGTTACtgtttgacaagtattagatgagtcaAGATCTGacaaatttgcatatatgggaacgccctccagaacactCCATTTCAAACAACATGGAAACAGGTCGTCGTCTAAATACTGAAAAGTTccatttcctcgtgcgaattatgttttgattattatATCGTACTACtggacacgtgttaaacagaagCGGCATTGTGTTCACGCCACGATCAGCGTgtttgcacgtgcttaatccccgatctacctcatgtacctgtagcaaTCAGGTGTATTCGTCTACATTCCCTGTCAAGCTTACTTGTCACAGACGCGTTTACTGCGCAGGCTCATCTAGTAGGTGTCAAGCGGTAAGTCTTTGTTCATGGGTAGCTCCCAGAGTATGTTGAcgacagtatatatatatctttgttGGTAATCCAAGCATACATATTCCACCATTCATTATTGATGTGAAATGTGTTGATCTATTTCAGAATTACATCGTGTTTTCTTGCTGTTTCTTCTCTGATATCTATCGATAATTGATAATATACCTGTAGCATCTAGGTGGCAATATTCTAAACGTGTTTTTATTATCCATGGTGTCAATATTCCTAGTATGCTGTTTACTGAAGTATGTTTTCTAAAAGTGTTGTTTACTGTCCATATGTAGGTTGCGAAGTGCTGTTTACTGTAGGACTGAGATGTTAGTATTTTAAAATTGTTGTTTACTGTCCATGTAGATGTCGAAATGCCACACGTTCTAGCTGTTGAGTGTTTAATTTCTTTTAGAGCTCCGCCGGACTTGACGACAGGCCTCACGCAATCCTTCCACAGGATAGATCACGATGGAAGCGGCAAGGCTGATGTGTCAGAGTTTCTGAGAGTTTTTGACTTGTATGATCACAACCgtaagtttctttcaaaacatatcTATAGTTCAGAATTCATTACTCCAAAGCATATGATTTTCACAATAGTCGAGACAACTTCGGTATCATATACCTTCACTGTTAAAGGCCAGTTTGTCACGAACACAGAGTTTGGAAACGTTGTCCTCATCCAAATTgtcactgtgtgtgttggtgaaagagtgaatttagttttacgccgcttttagcaatattccaccaatatcactaCGAGGGataccataaatgggcttcacactttgtacccatgatTTGTTGATAATACGTTCTTATTACCAGCTGTTTAGGCTATAAAGGTAAATTTAACTGTAATAAGGGAAAAGAGATACACAAAAATGACATCTCGAAATGAAGAATTTGTGGAGAGTCCTTTCATGAATTAGTGTAAGCGGTGTGAACCAGTTGTCAGAGCTTGCATTCAAGTATGATGCCCTACCCCAGGTAGAATTTATGATGAATGCGCTGACAAAAACATCAACGACCCAAGAAACTAAAATATGCCCAAGGAAGTGGGTGCGTGTATCATGAATTATCCTTATTACAAACATCACATGAGGCAACACAATtccattggcttcgttatttgtactttcaataagacaatgtatatttttcatgatttgatAAACAATGACATAATGCCATAAACGATTTAAGCGCTCGGGATTATGCTTGTCAAAGCACCGCAAACCGTTACGCGCATTCTGATAGGCTTGTCGTATTTTCACACATAggaagcattatgaaaatgtataAGCATTGCATCCATTAATTGATAAGAAATTCCATCGTTGGGAAGATGTGTCGCcgagagagagagtaagagagagagagagagagagagagagagagagagagagagagagagagagagagagagagagagagagagagagagagagagagagagagagagggagagagagagagagtgagtatccTTCACGTAGACTGACTTGGTCGAGAGGGGTGGTTTTAAGAGACAGTGTACGAATGCCGCGCTTCACTGAATGGTATCGTGTTCTAAATGAGCCCAGATATTGAATGGAAACGATCTAATGAATAACTAACACAATGAAACGCTACTTAACTGGACTATATCGTCTTCTGTTAAATCAGGTATGACATGTTCCCAACAGCAATCTATAGGAAAGGTGATATTccagaaaagtgagtgagtttagttttacgccgcactcagcaatattaaagctatatggcggtggtctggaaataatcgatctggaccagacaacctgcgcaattgggaaccgatgacatgtgtcatccaagtcagcgagtctgaccaccggatcccgttaggagcctcttacgacaagcatagtctcctttcatggcaagcaggGTTTACTCCAGAATAACAGGATCCACATTACAAAGGTTGCACTGTAGATAGATGTTTACGGAGCAATCCACTCTGTTAGTACATAATTTCTTTATGACTATCTGGAATATATATTAGTCTACGTTCGtgcaaaaaataattttaaccGGGTCATTTTAATTTAGAATCAAACTCCATAGCACTCGAAAGTATAGCTTTAGATAGTTGCAATCTTTTGTTAATGAATGTCAATAATTTTAATTCGTCTTTTAATTGCAGATGATGGCAAGATGACAAAGGAAGAATACATTGCTAGTTCTCACGCCCCGAAATACGTCGCTGATGCGATTTTCAAGAACTACCATGGTGGTCTCCTGAGGACCGATGTGAAAAACGTCCTAACCGTGTTCGACGCCAATGGTAATGCACCTTGACGTTGACTATGAAcacgtgagagagagagagagagagagagagagagagagagagagagagagagagagagagagagagagagtgatacAGAGATAGAGAAATATAGACATaaagagagacagaaagagacagaaaaacagagagagatagagacAGAGGAAGATAGAGagtgagacagagagacagagagggacAGACCTAGACCTTGACTATGAGAGAGGCTGAATCAAACAACCCTCGTATTTTCAACACCGTAAACGTAAACTGCCTTGGGCCACagcaacagtgagtgagcgagtaaggtttttcagcaatattccagcaatatcacggcaaagACATCACCATAGCAACACAGGTACAAATACGAAAATACAAAACCATGTCAccatcgacccgtgaaggtcccggggtagaataggacaatgcttgccataaaaggcgactatgcttgttgtaggaggcgactaacgggattgggtggtcagactcgctgacttggttgacacatgtcatcggttcccaattgcgcagatcgatgcccatgttgttgatcactggattctctggtccagacttgattctatacagaccgccaccatatagctggaatattgctgagtgcggcgtaaaactaaactcactcactcactcatgtcatcATCTTCTCAGGTGATGGTGCTGTCAGCCTCTCGGAATTCGTCTCCAAGTACAAGAGTGTAAGTCATCATCGCGCTCCGAACAAGGaagtatttttaacaaatgacaaGCAAAACAATTCAGCTTTTTAGCTAGAAAATGAGACAAATCACATCATCAATTTTGAGGTAAATCAAAGTGCAAAGAATTCCgttatacaaaatttaaataaaGTATTTAATACAAGATTTAGAGAAACATCATTTCACTCAGTGTGTTTGTTCGATCCCGTAGAACAAGTAGAAAGAagtaagggtgagtgagtaagtaagtacGATTTTACGTTGCTTTTGGCGTTACAAACAATTCAACTTGTGTCAAGTTTCTTGTAACCCTTCAACATCCAAAGTCAGGTATTCAATATTTGTGAGCGCAATTTGAACTCtaattattaatgtttttctTCTTCTAGATTTTGTCCTCAGTACAGAATCACCCGGttggtaaataaaaaaaaactatgaacaTCAGTACGTTGTTAATTTTTCTTCTGGTAAACACAAACGTGTGTCCACTGGTAAGCGTGAGACGTACGTGGCCGAATATATAGAATAGGTTGCGCGACCACGATCTATGCATGACCATGTGACAGAGTGACCTACTTCGGCCAGTGTGACCTACTTCGACTAAAGTGATCTACCTCGGGTAGAGTGACATTCTTTCGGCCAGAGTGATCTACTTAGGCCAGTGTGACCAACTTAGGCCAGTGTGACCTACTTCTACTGATGCACGCATTATCAGTTGTAGCTAAAAAGCAATAGTTGAAACAATACGATATTTCAACAGAACAACGAACCATTTTCAGCACCCTGTTCGTCAGCGGCTGTGAAACCTGAACGGGACAACCCGTAAGGCAACGGCGCGGTCCTACCAAATTTGCTAATATTTATGCATTGCTCACAGAGTGTAAAAGAGCAGGTGTATTCAGTGGGATCGAATGTCAAGTGTTTCgtttctgtgtgtatgatgtttagccgttactcagcaatattccagctgtaagggCTGGGCGTTAAATATTACAGGAtgggcaatccagtgattgacatcttgAGTATCGACTTAAGAGGTATGATGCGATGACATTCCATTctttaccaccaccaccaccaacttCTTCTTTAATGCTGACACTAGTTTTGTAGTCAGCAACATTTTCTGTGATATCTACATGGAATCTGATTTGTTGTAAGCGATCCACATGTGTGTGACAAAAATAAACAAGTCAAGTTTGATATTACTAAAATGATTGCCATAGCCTTTCCGGGACACACACAACCACCTGGACTACATGTTAAAGCCTCAATGCCAACATGACACACAGTTGTAGACGAGCTGACTTGTGGGGACGTATGCCAACATCTGCACAACGAGTTAAAACCTCAATGTCCACATGACACACAGTTGTAGACGAGCTGACTTGTGGGGACGTATGCCAACATCTGCACAACGAGTTAAACCCtcactgcaaacatgacacagAGTTGTAGGGGAGTTGACTTGTAGGGACGTATGCCGACATCTGGTCCACAAGTCAAAGCCTCACTGCTAACATGACACACAGCTGTAGACGAGCTGACTTGAAGTAACATATCCCAACATCTGTACTACGAGTTACTTCAACACTACTGCTAACATGACACACAGTTGCAGACAAGATGACTAGTGGGTTCGTATCCAACATCTGCAGTACGTCCTGAAGTTTCTCTGCCAAAATGAGTGCACACAAGCGAGGTGATGGAATGATTTAATCTGCTTCACCAGACAGAAATGTCGTAACTTTATCTCAAAAATCA includes:
- the LOC137272382 gene encoding uncharacterized protein; protein product: MICLLVLTFAYGALSAPVAPPDLTTGLTQSFHRIDHDGSGKADVSEFLRVFDLYDHNHDGKMTKEEYIASSHAPKYVADAIFKNYHGGLLRTDVKNVLTVFDANGDGAVSLSEFVSKYKSILSSVQNHPVGK